One genomic window of Candidatus Nitrospira inopinata includes the following:
- a CDS encoding TIGR00645 family protein produces the protein MADDSITPIQERTQERAAPPPPVPLSRAEHWFEVVVFASRWIQAPLYAGLIVAELLYAYKFLVELWEMATHIHKMDETVFMLGVLGLIDVTMVANLLTMVVIGGYATFVSKLDLETHPDRPDWLSHVDPGTIKVKLAASLIGISSIHLLKAFVDVANENPEHIKWKIFIHLTFLGSAILLAWTDKIMQKDKNHAAEN, from the coding sequence ATGGCCGACGATTCCATCACTCCAATCCAAGAGCGAACCCAAGAGAGAGCGGCTCCGCCTCCTCCCGTGCCGCTCTCACGCGCCGAGCACTGGTTCGAAGTCGTCGTCTTCGCCAGCCGCTGGATTCAAGCTCCGTTGTACGCCGGCCTCATCGTCGCGGAATTGCTCTACGCCTACAAATTCCTGGTTGAGCTGTGGGAGATGGCGACTCACATCCACAAGATGGACGAAACCGTGTTCATGCTGGGAGTCTTGGGATTGATCGACGTCACGATGGTGGCGAATCTCTTGACCATGGTCGTCATCGGCGGCTATGCCACCTTCGTGAGCAAACTCGATCTCGAAACCCATCCCGATCGCCCCGATTGGCTGAGCCACGTCGATCCCGGCACCATCAAGGTCAAGTTGGCCGCCTCACTGATCGGGATCTCGAGCATCCATCTCTTGAAAGCTTTCGTGGACGTGGCGAACGAGAACCCCGAACATATCAAGTGGAAAATTTTCATCCATCTCACTTTCCTCGGCTCCGCCATTCTGCTCGCCTGGACCGACAAGATCATGCAGAAAGACAAAAACCACGCCGCTGAGAACTGA
- a CDS encoding response regulator encodes MPVLSSDIAFGTAFEEAAIGMALVSTEGRWLSVNRALCDILGYSAEELTRTSFQALTYPEDLAEDLLLVERTLRGEISSYQMEKRYVHKAGRLVWAQLSVTLVRNPDGTPRFFFSQVQDITDRKQAELALKTSEERLRLTLTIATDGFWHWNLITRRASYSSKWIELLGFTEHTIPLNNISDWKSRIHPEDRPGVERALRNHLAGRVPELSIEHRVRHRSGQWKWFLIRGRVTNRGRDGKPREMMGTMTEVTARKQMEEDLLLAKQQAESSARAKTEFLAMMSHEIRTPMNGVIGMTDLLLDTDLTAEQRDYVATLRASADTLMSIINDILDFSKIDAGKLALESIPFDLRVTIEDTLELLAPLAQQKGLELAALIDAGTPTAALGDPNRLRQILMNLVGNALKFTDRGEVLVQTLPLDEDAVSMRLRIEVIDTGIGLTEEAKAKLFQAFTQADSSTSRKYGGTGLGLTICKRLVELMGGEIGISSVPGIGTHVWFTVRLGKTAAIPSPPAIDNLSDLRLCIVDDNAMNRTVLQYHAAAWNMRYETAENGQAALSLLRAAAVEGHPFDLAIIDHHMPDLNGLDLGRTIRADPALNRTKLVLLTSLGRRGDARASREAGFAGYLTKPVRKSQLYDCLRMVMGRPTSSIGRIDAAASIEPPLITRHQVAEARASVRLLVVDDNPVNQKVAVRMLEKLGYRADVAGNGHEALAALARRPYDIVFMDCQMPEMDGFEATRRIRERETRHASTVKHQPGEPEKQTRLTDDKPGGTIAARVPIIAMTANAMEADRQRCLAGGMNDFVSKPISREDLERVLSRWLTLAE; translated from the coding sequence ATGCCCGTGCTCTCGTCCGATATCGCCTTCGGCACCGCGTTCGAAGAGGCCGCCATCGGCATGGCGCTCGTCTCGACCGAGGGGCGATGGCTGTCCGTCAACCGGGCCTTGTGCGACATCCTGGGTTATTCCGCGGAGGAATTGACCCGCACTTCCTTTCAAGCCCTGACCTACCCGGAGGACCTTGCCGAAGACCTTTTGCTGGTCGAGCGCACGCTGCGCGGAGAGATCTCGAGTTACCAGATGGAAAAGCGCTACGTTCACAAGGCCGGGCGCTTGGTTTGGGCCCAGTTGAGCGTCACCTTGGTCCGAAACCCGGACGGGACGCCACGTTTTTTCTTCTCCCAGGTGCAGGATATTACCGACCGCAAACAAGCCGAACTCGCCCTCAAGACGAGCGAGGAGCGGCTCCGTCTCACGCTCACCATCGCCACGGACGGCTTCTGGCATTGGAATCTGATCACGCGGCGGGCTTCCTACAGTTCGAAGTGGATCGAGTTGTTGGGCTTCACCGAACACACGATCCCCCTGAACAATATCTCCGACTGGAAATCACGGATTCACCCGGAGGACCGCCCCGGCGTCGAGCGGGCCCTCCGCAATCATTTGGCCGGACGGGTCCCGGAGCTTTCGATCGAGCATCGTGTTCGGCACCGATCCGGCCAATGGAAATGGTTCCTCATCAGAGGCCGGGTAACCAATCGCGGTCGGGACGGAAAACCGCGCGAGATGATGGGAACGATGACCGAGGTCACCGCCCGCAAGCAGATGGAAGAGGATCTCCTGTTGGCCAAACAACAGGCCGAATCCAGCGCTCGGGCCAAGACGGAATTCCTGGCGATGATGAGTCACGAAATCCGCACGCCGATGAACGGCGTCATCGGCATGACCGACCTGCTGTTGGATACCGACCTGACCGCCGAGCAGCGGGACTACGTCGCCACCTTGCGCGCGTCGGCCGATACGCTGATGTCCATCATCAACGACATTCTGGACTTTTCCAAAATCGACGCGGGGAAACTGGCCCTCGAATCCATTCCGTTCGATCTGCGCGTCACGATCGAGGACACGCTGGAGCTGCTGGCGCCCCTGGCGCAGCAAAAGGGGCTTGAACTGGCCGCCCTGATCGACGCCGGCACGCCGACCGCCGCGCTCGGCGATCCCAATCGCTTGCGCCAAATCCTGATGAACCTCGTGGGCAACGCCTTGAAATTCACCGATCGGGGAGAGGTGCTCGTTCAAACCCTTCCGCTCGATGAGGACGCCGTGTCCATGCGGCTTCGCATCGAGGTGATCGACACCGGTATCGGGTTGACGGAGGAAGCGAAGGCCAAGCTGTTTCAAGCCTTCACCCAAGCCGATTCCTCCACCTCTCGGAAATACGGGGGGACGGGGCTCGGGCTGACGATCTGCAAACGGCTGGTCGAGCTGATGGGAGGAGAGATCGGCATCTCGTCCGTACCGGGTATCGGCACCCACGTGTGGTTCACGGTGCGCTTGGGGAAGACCGCCGCCATTCCGTCTCCTCCAGCCATCGATAATTTGAGCGACCTTCGCCTTTGTATCGTCGACGACAACGCGATGAATCGGACCGTCTTGCAATACCATGCCGCGGCTTGGAACATGCGCTACGAAACCGCCGAGAACGGTCAGGCGGCGCTCTCGCTTCTACGGGCCGCCGCCGTCGAAGGTCATCCCTTCGACCTGGCCATCATCGACCACCACATGCCGGACTTGAACGGACTGGATCTTGGCCGGACGATTCGAGCCGACCCCGCCCTGAACCGCACGAAACTCGTCTTGTTGACTTCGTTGGGTCGACGAGGCGACGCGCGGGCGTCGCGGGAAGCGGGCTTCGCCGGCTATCTCACGAAACCGGTCCGCAAATCGCAACTGTACGACTGTCTGCGCATGGTGATGGGGCGGCCGACTTCGTCGATCGGGCGGATCGATGCGGCCGCGTCGATCGAGCCGCCGTTGATCACCAGGCATCAGGTGGCCGAAGCCCGCGCCTCCGTCCGGCTCCTCGTCGTGGACGACAATCCGGTCAATCAAAAAGTCGCCGTCCGAATGTTGGAGAAGTTGGGCTATCGGGCGGACGTGGCCGGCAACGGCCATGAGGCGCTGGCCGCACTCGCGCGCCGGCCGTATGACATCGTGTTCATGGATTGCCAGATGCCCGAAATGGACGGCTTCGAAGCCACGCGCCGGATTCGAGAACGAGAAACGCGTCACGCCTCAACCGTCAAGCATCAACCAGGGGAGCCAGAGAAGCAGACTCGTTTGACGGATGACAAGCCCGGAGGGACAATTGCTGCTCGCGTGCCGATCATCGCCATGACCGCCAACGCCATGGAAGCCGACCGCCAGCGGTGTCTGGCTGGCGGCATGAACGACTTCGTCAGCAAACCGATCTCGCGCGAGGATCTCGAACGAGTGCTCTCGCGCTGGCTGACACTAGCCGAGTGA
- a CDS encoding response regulator transcription factor: protein MRKPGTIRLVIVDDHEVVRIGLRAVLDLTPGIVVVGQTALMREATSLCLRLKPDLALLDIRLPDGSGVDAARDILACSPRTKILFLTSFADDHTVTEAILSGAHGYLLKDISSDALVRAIRIIASGQAFVDPRLTTPSLPWIKSRRSIASQAGRPLLSPQEKRLLPLVAKGLTNREIAGILRLSEKTVKNYLARICTKLKIGRRSQLAAFYAASFKGSGGSLAFSPAQGFVASTDNMFE, encoded by the coding sequence ATGAGAAAACCCGGCACGATCCGTCTGGTGATCGTCGACGACCACGAGGTCGTGCGCATCGGGCTGCGCGCGGTGCTTGACCTCACGCCCGGCATCGTAGTGGTGGGGCAAACCGCTCTGATGCGGGAGGCGACGAGCCTGTGTCTCCGCCTCAAACCGGACCTTGCGCTGCTTGATATCCGCTTGCCCGACGGCAGCGGGGTCGACGCGGCGCGCGACATCCTCGCCTGTTCCCCTCGCACCAAAATTTTGTTCTTGACCAGCTTCGCCGACGACCATACGGTCACGGAAGCCATCCTGTCCGGAGCACATGGGTATTTGCTGAAAGATATTTCTTCGGACGCGCTGGTTCGGGCCATTCGGATCATCGCCTCCGGCCAAGCCTTCGTCGATCCGCGCCTGACGACCCCCTCCCTACCGTGGATCAAGAGCCGCCGATCCATCGCAAGCCAAGCGGGACGCCCGTTGCTCTCTCCGCAGGAGAAGCGGCTGTTGCCGTTGGTCGCGAAGGGCCTGACCAACAGGGAAATCGCGGGCATTCTTCGGTTGAGCGAAAAGACGGTCAAAAATTACCTTGCCAGGATCTGCACAAAGCTTAAGATCGGGCGGCGGTCGCAGCTTGCCGCCTTTTACGCCGCGAGTTTCAAGGGGTCGGGCGGCTCTCTCGCCTTCTCTCCCGCTCAAGGTTTCGTCGCTTCAACCGATAACATGTTCGAGTAA